Genomic segment of Cytobacillus suaedae:
AGTTTGGTGCACCACCAAATACACAAACCTCTGTCATTGACTTAGGTTATCCAGGCGTCTTGCCTGTTCTGAATAAAACAGCAGTTGAATATGGAATGCGTGCCTCAATGGCGTTAAACTGCGAAGTAGCGACAGATACAAAATTTGATCGAAAAAACTACTTTTATCCTGATAATCCTAAGGCTTATCAGATTTCACAGTTTGATAAACCGATAGGTGAAAACGGTTGGATTGAAATTGAAGTAGATGGTGAAAAGAAGAAGATTGGAATTACTCGTCTACATTTAGAAGAGGATGCTGGTAAGCTAACTCATACAGGCGATGGATATTCTTTGGTTGATTTTAACCGACAAGGAACACCATTGGTTGAGATTGTATCTGAGCCGGATATGCGCTCGCCTGAGGAAGCGTATGCGTACCTTGAAAAATTAAAGGCAATCATTCAATATACAGGAGTTTCTGATTGTAAGATGGAGGAAGGATCCTTACGCTGTGATGCAAATGTTAGTTTGCGTCCAGTTGGTCAAAAGGAGTTTGGTACAAAGACAGAGTTAAAGAACTTAAACTCGTTTGCCTTTGTCAAAAGTGGGCTTGAATATGAAATAGCCCGTCAGGAGAAGGTTCTTTCTGAGGGTGGGGTCATTCAACAGGAAACACGTCGCTATGACGAGAATACAAAGGAAACGATTTTAATGCGTGTAAAAGAAGGTTCTGATGACTATCGTTATTTTCCAGAACCTGATCTAGTTGAATTACATATCGATGAAGAGTGGAAAGCGCGAGTTCGTGCTGACATTCCTGAGCTTCCGGATGCTCGGAAAAAACGTTATGTGGATGAGTTAGGTTTGCCAGTGTATGATGCAAATGTATTAACTCTTACCAAGGAAATATCTGATTTCTTTGATTCTACAGTTAAAGTTGGAGCAGATGCAAAACAGGCATCAAACTGGATAATGGGTGAATTATCCGCCTACTTAAATTCTGAACAAAAGTTGTTAGAGGACATACCCCTTACACCAAAAAGCTTAGCAGGAATGATTAAGTTAATTGAAGATGGAACTATTTCATCCAAAATTGCTAAAACTGTGTTTAAAGAATTGGTGGAGAATGGTGGAGATCCCGAAGCAATTGTAAAAGCGAAGGGACTCGTTCAAATTTCAGATGAAGGTGCTTTAACGAAAATCATTGTTGAAATTTTAGATGCGAACCCTCAATCGGTTGAGGATTATAAAAATGGTAAGGATAAGGCGATTGGTTTCTTAGTGGGACAAGTAATGAAGCAAACCAAAGGGCAAGCAAATCCTGGGGTTGTTAATAAGGTATTAGTGGAAGAGATAAAAAAGCGTTAGGATAATAGGAAAGTCGAGCCACCTCGTGCTCGACTTTATTGTTTTATAGTAACTAGCCTTCCTATTCCGGACTCAGAATCCGCTATTTTGCCAAAATGGCCATTTTTGAGAATGAAAGCGGACTGAGAATCCGCTATATGCAATAAAGAGTGGGAAAATGGCCAAATTTGAAGGGTTAACGGCCTTTGAGTCCGCGAAGGTAGAAAAAGGCCCCATTCGCAGCAGAATAACGGTATCTCAGTCCGCTAACCATCACGAAAAAATCACCTAGGAACATACAAACCAAATACCTCATCCCAATCCCATTTATCGTAATACCAATTTCCAATATCAATTGCTGGAATCCATTCCTTATGATTAGTACCTTCTGAGTCAGATATCCAGATACTTGCATTATCGCGGTTATTACGTACCCATACAACCTTGTCTCCAGTATACTGAGGTCGGAAATCACCTTCATTCTTCGATGGAGTAGAAAGTTGTGTTTGTTGCTGTGTATGAATATTTACTTTATATAATGCAGGTAAAGGCCTCTTCTCTTCATCTTCCCATTTAGATTCAGCAGACCTTGCTGTAACAATTTCCTTATCATTAATCCACGTTAAATCCCGATCTACTGAATTAGCTGGAGTAAAATCCTCAGTTTTCACATAAAGTGGATGATGAAGTTTTAAAGATTTATTACTAGTAGCCTCCCGTCCTTCCCCACTAATCGTGCCCAACAATGGAT
This window contains:
- the gatB gene encoding Asp-tRNA(Asn)/Glu-tRNA(Gln) amidotransferase subunit GatB; protein product: MKYEVVIGLEVHVELKTKSKIFSASPTEFGAPPNTQTSVIDLGYPGVLPVLNKTAVEYGMRASMALNCEVATDTKFDRKNYFYPDNPKAYQISQFDKPIGENGWIEIEVDGEKKKIGITRLHLEEDAGKLTHTGDGYSLVDFNRQGTPLVEIVSEPDMRSPEEAYAYLEKLKAIIQYTGVSDCKMEEGSLRCDANVSLRPVGQKEFGTKTELKNLNSFAFVKSGLEYEIARQEKVLSEGGVIQQETRRYDENTKETILMRVKEGSDDYRYFPEPDLVELHIDEEWKARVRADIPELPDARKKRYVDELGLPVYDANVLTLTKEISDFFDSTVKVGADAKQASNWIMGELSAYLNSEQKLLEDIPLTPKSLAGMIKLIEDGTISSKIAKTVFKELVENGGDPEAIVKAKGLVQISDEGALTKIIVEILDANPQSVEDYKNGKDKAIGFLVGQVMKQTKGQANPGVVNKVLVEEIKKR